In the genome of Pontibacter actiniarum, the window CAGGACCTTGTAGCTGCCGTCCTTCAGTTCCACGCGCGCCACGTTGTTCGACGTCTGCACCAGTCCCTGAATTTCCGGGCTCATGCGGTAAATGCCATTTGGTGTAGCGTAGAGGGCGCGCAGCAAAGTATCAGCAAAGGCCTTTGTCGCTACCTGTGCCGGGGCATCAGCTGGCTCCAGCTGCACCTGTAGGTTAGGGTCCGTAGACTTGTACTCTTGTGACAGAATAGCGCGTTGCTCGTCTAGGAACTTTTCAAAAGCAGCCTTATCACCTGCAGCAATAGCCACAACAGACGAAGACTCGCGCGGAATAGCGTTGCGAAGCCCTCCGCCGTCTATGGCGCTGATGCGCAGGTCGAACTGCCTGGAGGCATGGTGAAGCAGGCGGTTCATCAGCTTGTTGGCGTTGGCGCGCCCCAGTATAATGTCCATACCGGAGTGGCCGCCTGTAAGGCCCTTAACCGTTAGCCTGTACCCCGCCATATCCGCCTTGGCAGTTTCCTGCTCGTAAGTGCCTGTGGCTGTAATGTCCACGCCGCCCGCACAGCCGATGGTCAGCTCACGGTCGTCTTCTGTGTCCAGGTTCAGGAGGATCGTGGCGTCGAGCAGGCCGCCTTTTAACCCAAGCGCACCAGTCATCCCGGTTTCCTCGTCTACTGTAAAAAGGGCCTCAATAGCCGGGTGCGGAATATCTTTGGAGGCAAGTACAGCCATGATCGTGGCTACCCCGATTCCGTTATCAGCGCCCAGCGTGGTGCCTTTGGCCTTCACCCAGTCGCCGTCCACATACATGTTAATGCCCTGCGTGTCGAAGTCAAAATCAGTATTGTTGTTTTTCTGGTGCACCATGTCCAGGTGGCTTTGCATGGCGATGGTCTGGCGGTTTTCCATACCTGCGGTAGCCGGCTTTTTAATGATGACGTTGCCCGTCTCATCTTCGTAGGTCTCGAGGCCTAGCTTCTGGCCGAAATCCTTGATGAACTTAATGACACGCTCTTCTTTTTTGGAAGGGCGGGGCACCGCATTCAGGTCAGCAAAATTATCCCAAAGCGCCTTCGGTTCCAGGCTGCGTACTTCAGAGCTCATAGTTGGTGTGGTTTAGTTACAGTTAAAAAAGCGGAACGAACCGCAGGCCTAAAGGTACAAAATTCAGGCGGAAAAGCCGGGGGAGCAGGGTAAAGCTCTTGCCCCCGTAAGGCTGCCGCTAGGCCTCCAGTTCTACTGGCCCGCCCACGGGGTAGCCCACACACATGAGGGTAAGGCCTTTTTCCAGGTCCCGCTCCGTCAGCACTTCGTTGTACGACATCCATACTGTGCCGCTGGAGCAACGGGCAATACAGTTGCCGCATTTACCCGCCTCACAGCTGTAGGGCAGGTTGATACCGGCTTTACGGGCGGCGCGAAGGATCGTGGTGGGGTACTCCACCGTTATGCTGTGCGTCTCCCCCCGGTGGTGGAGTGTTACCCGGTGCGCGTCTGTATCGGGCGGCATTTGCTTGAGGGAGACCTTCGTGGTGTTGAAGTTCTCTCTCCGGATGTTTTCCAGCGGTACATCCAGCTGGCGCAGGGCGTAAAAGCACATGCGCATGTAGTTTAGCGGGCCGCAGATGTAAAACAGTGCCTGGTGGAGGGGCGCCGTGGCAAACTGGCGCACAAACTCCTGCAACAGGTCTTTGTACAGCCTTGCCCGCGCCAGGTCAGGGGAGTTGCTGAACAGAAACTGAATCCGCAGGCGGTCTGGGAAGGCAGCGGCTAACCGCTCCAGCTCTGCTTTGTAAATGGCATGCTCCGGGGTTTTGTTGCTGTATATGAGCGTAACGTGCAGGTGCGGCTGTGCGTGCAGGGCCGTTTTGAGCAGGGAATAAACAGGGGTGATGCCGCTGCCGGCCGCCAGCAGGAAGACCTGCCGGTACGCGTGCATGTCGTCTGGCAGGGTAAAGAGCCCGGCGGCGCCCGCCGCATATACGCGGTCGCCCACCTGCACGTCGTCTACCAACCTCCTGGAGAAAAAGCCGTTTTCAATGCGCTTCACGCCAATGCTTAGCGGCTCCTGCAGCGCAGGCGATGAGGTGATGGAGTAGGACCTGCGGACATCCTGGTTCTGGTCGGTGTGCACCAGCGTCAGGTACTGCCCGGCCTTGTAGGGGAGCGGCTTGTCGGGCTCCAGCACAAAGGTTTTGAAGTCCGGCAGCTCCTGGCGAATTTCTGTTACGGTAAGGGCGTAGTGGTCTGTAGCGGGTGTTTTTTTAGTCATGATGCTAGTTCATACGCAAAGTTTCGGTAAACGGTATCGGTGGCGCTATGCGGTTACTGCTCAGCGCCTGCCCTGGGGCAAATGTAACTTCTGCGCCGGAGAAAGGATAGTCCCGGCACTGTGCTTTCTCATCTCCCGACCGACAAATACCCCTAAATTTCGTAATTTCAGGCATTCTGCCCGTTGCGCCTGAAGCCACCGGGCAGGGTACAGTTGATTCTTTATTCTATAACATCCATGAAAAAAGTCACCCTTAGGTCAAGTATACTTTTCTCTTTGCTCACGCTGGGCGCCTGCCAAACACAGAAGCCGGGCACCGGCAGTACCCACAGCGAGCCTATCTGGCAGTCGCAGGCTTACACTATCTACCCGGACAGCGTGGTGCAGGGCGAGCACGTGGCGCGCGCGGTGTCGCCCACCGAGCTGACCTCTAACTATAAAAGCCCGGCCAACGCTTTCCAGAGTCCGCGGATTACGTTTAAGTTCGCCATCAACGGGCGCGATAACGAAATGAAGGCCGGCACCGACCACCATTTTAACTGCCTTGGCGGCGATTGCCAAACCCCTGTTATCACTTTTGGCCAGCAGCTGAACGACCCGTCTGAGGTGCCAAGCGACGTGTACCTGGAGCCAAGCACCAACCTGACCGTGCGCCTGGATATGAACCCCGTGCTGCAGGCGCTGGAAAAGCAGGGCTACTACACCACACCGACGGGAGACAAAATCTACAAAGAGGACTTCAAAGGCGTTTACATTGCCGGTGGTGCCGATCCGCTGAGCTGGGACTTCGACAACTTGGGCGGAAACGAGCAGATGGAGCTAAAGGACGCTGACGGAGACGGTATCTACGAGGTCACCCTGACGCTAAACGCCCCGGAAGACGATAAATCGACGGCTACGCGTTGGGCATTAACCAAAGACATTGCCGCTTTTCCGCAGTACACTTCGGACTACGCTGTAACCGATGCCTTGTACAACATGGCCCTGGAGGAGATGATCAATGCCGTGGAACCGGACAGCACCTTCCGCACCGGTAAGGAGTGGGCCGGCGTCTGGACGCGTGACATCAGCTACAGCATTATCCTGTCGATGGCGCAGCTGCAGCCGCAGGTGTCTAAGTACAGCCTGATGCGCAAGGTGAAAGACGGACGCATTGTGCAGGATACCGGCACCGGGGGGGCGTACCCTGTCTCCACCGACCGCATGATCTGGGCCACCGCTGCCTGGGAAGTATACAAGGCCACAGGCGATGAGCAGTGGCTGCGCGATACCTACCAGATCATCGCCAAGTCGCTCGGAGAGGACATGATGAACGCATATGACCCTGAGACGGGGTTGGTGCGGGGCGAGTCGTCGTTTCTGGACTGGCGGGAGCAGTCATATCCGCGCTGGATGGAGCCTGCCGACATCTATGCGTCAGAGAACCTGGGCACCAACGCAGCACACTTCCAGGCCAACAAAGTTGCGGCGATGATGGCCGAAAAGCTCGGCGACCAAGCGGCGGCGGCAAGGTATAACGGCATCGCCCAAACCATCAAAGAAGGTATAAACAAGCACCTGTGGCAGGAGGAGAAAGGCTACTACGGCCAGTACCTGTACGGCCGGAACTATAAAATCCTGTCGCCGAGGGCGGAAGCGCTGGGCGAGGCGCTGACGGTACTGTTTGGTGTGGCGGATACAGCACGCAGCAAAACGGTGGTGGCCCGTACGCCGATCACGGATTACGGCATCCCCAATATCTTCCCGCAGATTCCGGGCATTCCGCCGTACCACAACAACGGCATTTGGCCGTTTGTGCAGTCGTACTGGAGCCTGGCGGCGGCCAAGGCAGGCAACGACAAGGCCCTGACCGAGAGCATCAGCGCCATTTACCGTCCGGCAGCCCTGTTCCTGACGAACAAGGAGAACTTTGTGGCCGCCAACGGCGACTATGCCGGAACACAGGTGAACTCCAGTAACATGCTGTGGAGCCTGGCCGGCAACCTGAGCATGGTCTACAAAGTATTCTTCGGGATCAACTTTGAGGCAGACAAACTGACCTTGAAGCCGTTTGTGCCGAAGGCCTTTGCCGGTAACCGAAAGCTGACCAACTACAGGTACAGAAATGCAGTGCTTAACATTGAGATGAGCGGCTACGGCAACGAGATAAAGTCTGTTACTATGGATGGAAAGCCGCTGCAGAAAGCCGAGGTGGCGGCAAACCTCACCGGCGAACACAGCATCAGAATAGAACTGGCCAATAACGAAGCGGGAGGGGAGGTGCAGCACGTAGACCTGTACACATCACTGGAAACGCCGAAGGCCGTGTATACTTCGGGTAAACTCAGCTGGCCAGCCGTGGATGGCGCCGTAGCCTACCAGGTGGTAAAGAACGGGAAGGACCTGGAGAAGACGGAAAGCACCAGCCTGGATGTGGACGCCAACAGCTACGCCGAGTACATGGTGCTGGCCGTGGACCAGCACGGGGTTACCTCGTTCGGGAGCGAACCTGTAGTGGTTGTGCCCGAAAAGCATAAGCAGGTGTACGAGCTGGAGAAGTTCGCCCCGAAAGCCGCCTACACGTACCGCGATTACTCCGGGGCCGGTTTTGTGGAGCTGAGCAAGCAGCAGAACAAGCAGGTGCAGGTAAAGGTAACTGTTCCGGAGGATGGCGTGTACGCTGTTGACTTCCGCTACGCCAACGGAAACGGCCCGATCAACACGAATAACAAAGCCGCTCTCCGTACCCTGCAGAAAGACGGTGAGTTTGTCGGAACCATTGTTTTGCCGCAGCGCGGAACGGATGAGTGGAGCAACTGGGGCTTTACCAATGCCGTGGAAGTGCCGCTGCAGAAGGGCAGCCACACCATCTCGCTGACCTTTGAGCCAAACAACGAGAACATGAACGGCGAGGTGAACCAGGCCATGGTAGACTATATGCGTGTCGTAAAAATCAGGTAGCTATACTTAGCTTGGCAGCGAAACTACAAAGGTCCGGCAAACTGCCGGACCTTTGTAGTTTATACTTTACCTGTTCGCTTACCCTGGCTGTACTGTACCAGAGGGCCTGCAGCCCAACTCGGCGACCGCAGGCCTTCTGGGTTATAGGGGTAGTAGGGAATTATTAGTTGCCGCCGGTGCGGTTCAGCTCATCCAGGTTGGTATTACGTTTCCGGGCTTCGAACTTGGTGCCCTTGCTGAAACGGTAGCGCAGGTTCAGGCGCACGCCGCGCTGGCCCTGGTACTGCTCAATGGCGTTGATGTTGCCGTTCAGCTCTGTGTCTACCTTCAGCACGCGGCTTTTAAAGATGTCGCTCACGTTCAGGGCCAGGCTCAGCTTATCATCCATAAAGCTGCGCTTCAGGCCAGCGTCCAGCCACCACTGCGGCTCCACATTGTACAGGCCGTACACCACTGCGCTCTGGTAGTTGGCGCCGGCCTCCAGGCGTATGCCCTTTGGCAGCAGCAAAGTATGGTTTGTGTTGGCGATAAGGGATAGCTGGTCTTTCACGATAACCTGTTGGTCTTTGGTAATGTTGGTGTACTCCTGGTACATGCCGGTCACGTTATTGCTGATCTCCCACTTTTCCGACACCTTAACCGGGGCCACCAGCGTGGCGGTAGCGCTTTTCAGGTCGTTGATGTTGCGCTGCTGAAACACGGTGGTGTTTGTCTCCGGGTCCTGCTCGGGTATCTCACCGATATAGTCCTGCGTAACTGCGTAGCCCAGCACCAGGTTATAGGTCTGCTTCAGGGTATGCGTCATCTCAAAGGAGTTGATGTACTGCGGCTTGAGCAGCGGGTTGCCCTGGGCATAAGTGTAGGGGTCCAGGTAGAAGATGAACGGGTTCAGGTTTTCATAGTAGGGCCTGTTGATGCGGCGGCTGTACTTGTAGCCGATCTGGTAGTTGTCGCTTACCTTCTGCTGCACAAACAGGGTGGGGAAGAAGTCGAGGTAGCTGCGGTCCGTTTTTACCTTCTTTGTCAGCGAGTTACCGCTTGATTCGGTCTGCTCTGCACGCAGGCCCGCCTGCAGGCTCCAGGTATCGCTGAGGGTGGCGTTCAAACTGACATAGGCCGCATAGATATCCTCTGTATACACGAAGTGGTTGCTGCGCTTGGTGTCGAACATCTCCCGCTCGTCCTGCACCTCATAAAAGCGAAGCTCGTTGTCTGACTTTACATGGCTTGCTTTTGCCCCCAGCTCCAGGCTGGTCTTCTTGCCCAGCTTTTTCGTGAAATCCACTTTAGCCGAGAAGATGTCGTACTTGGTGGGATTGTCGTTGCGGAGCAGCTCCACTGAGTCGGGCGTGGTGGCAGGCGGTGTAAA includes:
- a CDS encoding aminoacyl-histidine dipeptidase, which encodes MSSEVRSLEPKALWDNFADLNAVPRPSKKEERVIKFIKDFGQKLGLETYEDETGNVIIKKPATAGMENRQTIAMQSHLDMVHQKNNNTDFDFDTQGINMYVDGDWVKAKGTTLGADNGIGVATIMAVLASKDIPHPAIEALFTVDEETGMTGALGLKGGLLDATILLNLDTEDDRELTIGCAGGVDITATGTYEQETAKADMAGYRLTVKGLTGGHSGMDIILGRANANKLMNRLLHHASRQFDLRISAIDGGGLRNAIPRESSSVVAIAAGDKAAFEKFLDEQRAILSQEYKSTDPNLQVQLEPADAPAQVATKAFADTLLRALYATPNGIYRMSPEIQGLVQTSNNVARVELKDGSYKVLCLTRSSVDSEKEDLAAAIQSALELAGAEVTLSGAYPGWAPKPDAAIIKLMSDLYRSKFNSEPDVNACHAGLECGILGANYPGMEMISFGPNIRGAHSPDEKVQISSVQKYWGFLMDTLQRVPERS
- a CDS encoding ferredoxin--NADP reductase, producing MTKKTPATDHYALTVTEIRQELPDFKTFVLEPDKPLPYKAGQYLTLVHTDQNQDVRRSYSITSSPALQEPLSIGVKRIENGFFSRRLVDDVQVGDRVYAAGAAGLFTLPDDMHAYRQVFLLAAGSGITPVYSLLKTALHAQPHLHVTLIYSNKTPEHAIYKAELERLAAAFPDRLRIQFLFSNSPDLARARLYKDLLQEFVRQFATAPLHQALFYICGPLNYMRMCFYALRQLDVPLENIRRENFNTTKVSLKQMPPDTDAHRVTLHHRGETHSITVEYPTTILRAARKAGINLPYSCEAGKCGNCIARCSSGTVWMSYNEVLTERDLEKGLTLMCVGYPVGGPVELEA
- a CDS encoding MGH1-like glycoside hydrolase domain-containing protein is translated as MKKVTLRSSILFSLLTLGACQTQKPGTGSTHSEPIWQSQAYTIYPDSVVQGEHVARAVSPTELTSNYKSPANAFQSPRITFKFAINGRDNEMKAGTDHHFNCLGGDCQTPVITFGQQLNDPSEVPSDVYLEPSTNLTVRLDMNPVLQALEKQGYYTTPTGDKIYKEDFKGVYIAGGADPLSWDFDNLGGNEQMELKDADGDGIYEVTLTLNAPEDDKSTATRWALTKDIAAFPQYTSDYAVTDALYNMALEEMINAVEPDSTFRTGKEWAGVWTRDISYSIILSMAQLQPQVSKYSLMRKVKDGRIVQDTGTGGAYPVSTDRMIWATAAWEVYKATGDEQWLRDTYQIIAKSLGEDMMNAYDPETGLVRGESSFLDWREQSYPRWMEPADIYASENLGTNAAHFQANKVAAMMAEKLGDQAAAARYNGIAQTIKEGINKHLWQEEKGYYGQYLYGRNYKILSPRAEALGEALTVLFGVADTARSKTVVARTPITDYGIPNIFPQIPGIPPYHNNGIWPFVQSYWSLAAAKAGNDKALTESISAIYRPAALFLTNKENFVAANGDYAGTQVNSSNMLWSLAGNLSMVYKVFFGINFEADKLTLKPFVPKAFAGNRKLTNYRYRNAVLNIEMSGYGNEIKSVTMDGKPLQKAEVAANLTGEHSIRIELANNEAGGEVQHVDLYTSLETPKAVYTSGKLSWPAVDGAVAYQVVKNGKDLEKTESTSLDVDANSYAEYMVLAVDQHGVTSFGSEPVVVVPEKHKQVYELEKFAPKAAYTYRDYSGAGFVELSKQQNKQVQVKVTVPEDGVYAVDFRYANGNGPINTNNKAALRTLQKDGEFVGTIVLPQRGTDEWSNWGFTNAVEVPLQKGSHTISLTFEPNNENMNGEVNQAMVDYMRVVKIR